The following are encoded together in the Cynocephalus volans isolate mCynVol1 chromosome 4, mCynVol1.pri, whole genome shotgun sequence genome:
- the LOC134376983 gene encoding olfactory receptor 5J3-like, with product MAGWNHTIAKEFYLVGLTENPKLQIPLFLLFTLIYFITLVGNWGMISLIWLNAQLHTPMYFFLSNLSFCDICYSTVFAPKMLINFLSKHKSSTFSGCVLQSFFFAVYVTTEGILLSMMAYDRYVAIANPLLYTVIMTQSVCILMVLASYTGGLINSLTHTIGLLKLDFCGPNIVNHYFCDIPPLLRLSCSDAQANEVLLLIFSGVIAMFTFIIIMVSYVRIIIAIQKIRSVEGRHKAFSTCASHLTAVTLFYGSVTFSYIQPSSQYSLEQEKISAVF from the coding sequence ATGGCAGGTTGGAATCATACTATAGCAAAGGAATTCTATCTAGTAGGGTTAACTGAAAATCCTAAGTTGCAGATCCCACTCTTTTTGCTCTTCACACTTATTTATTTCATCACTCTGGTAGGTAATTGGGGGATGATTTCCTTGATCTGGTTAAATGCCCAACTTCACACTCCAATGTACTTCTTCCTTAGCAACCTGTCCTTTTGTGACATCTGCTACTCTACTGTCTTTGCTCCTAAGATGCTGATCAATTTCCTATCAAAACATAAGTCCAGTACATTCTCTGGTTGTGTTCTGCAGAGTTTCTTTTTTGCAGTGTATGTAACTACAGAGGGCATCCTCCTGTCTATGATGGCTTATGACCGCTATGTGGCAATAGCTAATCCTTTGTTGTATACAGTCATTATGACGCAAAGTGTGTGTATTCTGATGGTGCTTGCATCTTACACAGGTGGACTTATTAATTCCCTGACACACACAATAGGTTTACTCAAACTGGACTTCTGTGGTCCTAACATTGTGAATCATTATTTCTGTGACATCCCTCCTCTGCTAAGGCTTTCTTGCTCTGATGCCCAAGCCAATGAGGTGTTACTTTTGATCTTTTCTGGAGTCATTGCAATGTTCACTTTCATTATCATCATGGTCTCTTATGTCCGCATCATCATTGCCATCCAGAAAATACGCTCAGTAGAAGGAAGGCACAAAGCCTTCTCCACTTGTGCCTCCCACCTGACTGCTGTGACCTTATTCTATGGGTCTGTGACCTTTAGTTACATCCAGCCAAGCTCTCAGTATTCCCTGGAACAGGAGAAGATCTCTGCTGTGTTTTAA